Proteins from a genomic interval of Thermocladium sp. ECH_B:
- a CDS encoding glycosyl transferase, which produces MRIIYIAPRYYPHIGGVEYVVKSVAERLVKMGYSVTVIAGEPSIGKSREEEVNGVEVIRWPTWSPGDAYHIPRQRNKLEKLLTDLDREADLIHIHSVHAILTVYSGLLISNHINAKFVITPHYHGSGHTIAREIAWTVWRRYVGKLLEMADVVHVVSSRESSLITKHYPEAKDKVVVIPNGVEEDVMNYKWQGQQSNYMVYAGRIEKYKRLELALQTAKKLGIKLLIIGQGPYRKKLEKYIRNYYRDLAELLEPQLRTKYLELLAGARYAINPSRHEAYSIFTAEALAIGTPAIITKEIAENLNAETQYLNEQLVIALKAPIKTWIETMQLYLKELYQES; this is translated from the coding sequence ATGAGAATAATCTACATAGCACCCAGATACTACCCACACATAGGTGGTGTAGAATACGTAGTAAAGTCCGTAGCCGAGAGGTTAGTAAAAATGGGATACTCAGTCACCGTAATAGCTGGTGAACCAAGCATTGGTAAATCACGTGAGGAGGAAGTAAACGGGGTTGAAGTAATTAGGTGGCCAACATGGAGCCCAGGCGATGCCTACCACATACCAAGGCAGAGAAATAAACTAGAGAAGCTCCTCACAGACCTAGACAGAGAAGCCGACTTAATTCACATACACAGCGTACACGCAATACTAACCGTATACTCCGGACTACTAATATCCAATCATATTAACGCTAAATTCGTGATTACACCCCATTACCACGGCTCTGGGCACACTATTGCGAGGGAAATTGCTTGGACAGTATGGAGAAGATACGTAGGGAAACTATTAGAGATGGCGGACGTAGTCCACGTAGTCAGCAGTAGAGAAAGCAGCCTAATAACTAAGCATTACCCAGAAGCAAAAGATAAAGTAGTTGTAATACCAAATGGGGTTGAGGAAGATGTGATGAACTATAAATGGCAAGGGCAACAAAGCAACTACATGGTCTATGCAGGTAGAATAGAAAAATACAAAAGATTAGAATTAGCACTACAAACAGCGAAAAAATTAGGCATTAAACTTTTGATAATAGGTCAAGGCCCATATAGGAAAAAACTAGAGAAGTATATAAGGAACTATTACAGGGATCTAGCAGAACTCCTAGAACCGCAACTAAGAACAAAATACCTGGAGCTACTTGCGGGAGCTAGATATGCAATAAACCCAAGCAGACACGAGGCATACAGCATATTCACAGCAGAAGCACTAGCAATAGGAACACCAGCAATAATAACCAAAGAAATAGCAGAGAACCTAAACGCAGAGACACAATACCTTAATGAACAATTAGTAATAGCCTTAAAAGCACCCATAAAAACCTGGATCGAAACAATGCAACTATACTTAAAAGAACTGTATCAGGAATCCTAG
- a CDS encoding glycosyl transferase, which yields MKXSIVVPSKGCKYLSYLLTGLRDQNVKPNEVVLVVKECDLRYVGGLCNRNNLPCAIVEQKSGYFTHALNMGKREAKGDLIIFTDDDAIPLGKWIERYIKLHTIYPNIAGISSRDIHLNLEDMRVMPTPDDKVVTKLYRWTIRPWLESPHPLLRKYRMGXYLAKNLNIAHGPFIPGKECFSLPFRGVNMSFKASYIYDAWFPEHELLRRAPGNEQYFGMQLILKGLDSIYVPSNPVLHIAREESLSRSNAGEIKLETRIMKSLYRKLIEAMVA from the coding sequence ATGAAGGNTTCAATTGTAGTTCCAAGCAAAGGATGCAAATACCTAAGCTACTTGCTTACTGGCCTTAGGGATCAGAATGTGAAGCCTAATGAAGTGGTTCTTGTGGTTAAGGAGTGTGACTTAAGGTATGTTGGGGGTTTGTGCAATAGGAATAACCTACCCTGTGCGATAGTTGAGCAGAAGAGTGGCTACTTTACTCACGCCTTGAATATGGGTAAAAGGGAGGCTAAGGGTGACCTCATAATATTTACGGATGATGATGCAATACCCCTAGGTAAGTGGATTGAAAGGTACATTAAATTACATACCATATACCCAAATATAGCTGGAATATCAAGCAGGGACATTCACTTAAATCTAGAAGACATGAGGGTAATGCCAACCCCAGACGATAAGGTGGTTACCAAGCTATATCGATGGACTATTAGGCCGTGGTTAGAAAGTCCACATCCATTGTTGAGGAAGTATAGGATGGGGGNTTACCTGGCTAAGAACCTTAATATCGCTCATGGACCATTTATTCCAGGTAAAGAATGCTTCTCGCTGCCCTTTAGGGGTGTTAACATGAGTTTTAAGGCAAGCTACATCTACGATGCATGGTTCCCAGAGCATGAGTTGTTGAGGAGGGCCCCAGGTAATGAACAGTACTTTGGGATGCAATTAATCCTTAAGGGCCTGGACTCCATATATGTTCCAAGTAATCCAGTGCTTCATATAGCAAGGGAGGAAAGCTTATCAAGAAGCAATGCTGGTGAAATTAAGCTGGAGACTAGAATCATGAAGTCACTTTATAGAAAGCTAATAGAGGCTATGGTAGCATGA